From the genome of Grus americana isolate bGruAme1 chromosome 9, bGruAme1.mat, whole genome shotgun sequence, one region includes:
- the C9H3orf33 gene encoding protein C3orf33 homolog isoform X2, with product MAERRSGAAEGLARLSEWADAHLSLLRNLSAGVAVAGVLVLARSVRMTTKFTSALDIPVEFVAKNVKLRGKLHHITEKGLEVEHIPISIPFVTSIQRKWQSGGLLLVRLAGVELAPSGVAWLQRELKPKQVIWFQLLGREDLALECLVLLNKGRFLSVCLNEEILREGLGRAARIEGLHHDSRLYWKLHRRLLRAELKALKKNKGIWKEESYSERIRDRVSNNKFVQTLKQFASWLRSSF from the exons ATGGCGGagcggcggagcggggcggccgAGGGCCTGGCCCGCCTCTCCGAGTGGGCAGACGCCCACCTCAGCCTGCTGCGG AACCTGAGCGCCGGCGTGGCGGTGGCCGGGGTGCTGGTGCTGGCCCGGAGCGTCCGCATG ACAACAAAGTTTACAAGTGCTTTGGACATACCTGTGGAGTTTGTAGCGAAGAATGTGAAATTGCGGGGAAAATTGCATCACATAACTGAGAAAGGCCTGGAAGTTGAGCACATTCCCATTAGCATTCCTTTCGTTACGTCGATACAGAGAAAGT GGCAGTCAGGTGGCCTGCTGCTGGTGAGGCTTGCTGGCGTGGAGCTGGCTCCAAGCGGCGTGGCCTGGTTGCAGCGAGAGTTGAAACCCAAACAAGTGATATGGTTCCAGCTTCTCGGAAGGGAGGACTTGGCACTTGAGTGCCTTGTTTTACTAAATAAG GGTCGATTTCTCAGCGTGTGCTTGAATGAAGAGATCCTGAGAGAGGGGCTTGGCAGAGCGGCACGTATTGAAGGACTGCATCACGATTCCCGCCTGTACTGGAAACTTCATAGAAGACTCCTTCGGGCAGAGTTAAAGgccttgaagaaaaataaaggaatatggaaagaagaaagctaCTCTGAAAGAATTAGAGATCGTGTAAGCAACAACAAATTTGTACAGACATTGAAACAATTTGCAAGCTGGTTAAGAAGCTCCTTTTAA
- the SLC33A1 gene encoding acetyl-coenzyme A transporter 1, whose protein sequence is MSPAIAAKEGGRQRRAGSHHHCLDVRSEAPPALALCEDGLPGGEAEALLLPEPGSRGTRGCRAELGSILLLLVLYVLQGIPLGLAGSVPLILQSKSASYTDQAFFSFVFWPFSLKLLWAPLVDAVYLRGFGRRKSWLVPTQYILGLFMIYMSTQVDVLLGDREGRGPDVVALTVTFFLFEFLAATQDIAVDGWALTMLSRENVGYASTCNSVGQTAGYFLGNVLFLALESASFCNKYLRFQPQPRGIVTLSDFLFFWGAVFLITTTLVALLKKENEELTPTKEETKGITGTYRLLFSIIKMPAVLTFCLLILTAKVGFSAADAVTGLKLVEEGVPKEHLALLAVPMVPLQIILPLIISKYTAGPQPLNTFYKAMPFRLLLGLEFAFLVWWTPKVKDEGGFPVYYYVVVLLSYALHQITLYSMYVAIMAFNAKVSDPLIGGTYMTLLNTVSNLGGNWPSTVALWLVDPLTVKECVGAQQQTCGTTVAAELCTKAGGSCVTTLDGYYVESVICVILGFGWWFLLGPKFKKLQDEGQSSWKCKRTN, encoded by the exons ATGTCTCCCGCTATCGCTGCCAAGGAGGGCGGCCGGCAGCGCCGGGCCGGGAGCCACCACCACTGTCTGGACGTGAGAAGCGAGGCGCCACCCGCCCTGGCGCTCTGCGAGGACGGGCTGCCGGGCGGTGAGGCCgaggcgctgctgctgccggagCCGGGTTCGCGGGGGACGCGGGGGTGCCGGGCGGAGTTGGgcagcatcctgctgctgctggtgctatACGTGCTGCAGGGCATCCCGCTGGGGCTGGCGGGCAGCGTCCCCCTCATCCTGCAGAGCAAGAGCGCCAGCTACACCGACCAGGCCTTCTTCAGCTTCGTCTTCTGGCCCTTCAGCCTCAAGCTGCTCTGGGCCCCCTTGGTGGACGCCGTCTACCTGCGGGGCTTCGGCCGCCGCAAGTCCTGGCTGGTGCCCACGCAGTACATCCTGGGGCTCTTCATGATCTACATGTCCACCCAGGTGGACGTGCTGCTGGGCGACAGGGAGGGCCGGGGCCCCGACGTGGTGGCCCTCACTGTGACTTTCTTCCTCTTCGAGTTCCTGGCGGCGACGCAGGACATTGCAGTGGATGGCTGGGCCCTTACCATGTTGTCCAGGGAGAACGTGGGCTATGCCTCCACCTGCAACTCTGTGGGCCAGACGGCCGGCTACTTCCTGGGCAACGTCCTCTTCCTGGCCCTTGAGTCGGCCTCCTTCTGCAACAAGTACCTGCGGttccagccccagccccgggggatTGTTACCCTCTCAG atttcctgtttttctgggGAGCTGTCTTTTTAATTACCACTACACTGGTTGCccttttgaaaaaggaaaatgaggaacTAACAccaacaaaagaagaaacaaaaggcaTCACTGGTACATACAGGCTGCTATTCTCAATAATCAAGATGCCTGCAGTTCTTACTTTCTGTCTCTTGATTCTCACAGCAAAA GTTGGATTTTCAGCAGCAGATGCTGTAACAGGACTCAAACTGGTGGAAGAGGGGGTCCCAAAGGAGCACTTAGCTCTGCTAGCGGTTCCAATGGTTCCTTTACAGATAATATTGCCTCTGATTATCAGCAAATACACGGCAGGCCCCCAGCCACTGAACACATTTTACAAAGCCATGCCTTTTAg ATTACTGCTTGGTCTGGAATTTGCTTTTTTGGTATGGTGGACTCCAAAAGTAAAAGATGAAGGAGGATTTCCTGTCTACTACTATGTTGTAGTATTGTTAAGTTATGCTTTACATCAG ATCACGCTGTATAGCATGTATGTTGCAATAATGGCTTTCAACGCCAAAGTCAGCGATCCGCTGATCGGAGGAACCTACATGACGCTCCTAAATACTGTGTCAAATCTGGGAGGGAACTGGCCTTCCACCGTTGCACTCTGGCTTGTGGACCCACTCACGGTGAAGGAGTGTGTAGGGGCCCAGCAACAGACTTGTGGAACTACAGTTGCTGCAGAA ctcTGCACGAAAGCTGGTGGTTCCTGTGTTACTACCTTGGACGGTTACTATGTGGAATCTGTCATCTGTGTCATTCTGGGATTTGGCTGGTGGTTCTTGCTTGggccaaaatttaaaaagctgcagGACGAAGGACAGTCTTCGTGGAAGTGCAAGAGGACCAATTGA
- the C9H3orf33 gene encoding protein C3orf33 homolog isoform X1: MQTGPQAAPAPSPGLLCRAGAERSSPPAAGPALKSAARPRPGSPVPSPALQAGGRRCGPGAEGAGGHGGAAERGGRGPGPPLRVGRRPPQPAAGNGAGGARVRGRGLRGAARPERAPLSPALLCPQNLSAGVAVAGVLVLARSVRMTTKFTSALDIPVEFVAKNVKLRGKLHHITEKGLEVEHIPISIPFVTSIQRKWQSGGLLLVRLAGVELAPSGVAWLQRELKPKQVIWFQLLGREDLALECLVLLNKGRFLSVCLNEEILREGLGRAARIEGLHHDSRLYWKLHRRLLRAELKALKKNKGIWKEESYSERIRDRVSNNKFVQTLKQFASWLRSSF; encoded by the exons ATGCAAACCGGACCGCAGGCGGCCCCCGCGCCCTCTCCAGGCCTCCTGTGCAGGGCCGGGGCTGAGCGCTCGTCACCGCCCGCTGCGGGGCCGGCCCTAAAATCCGCGGCCCGTCCCCGCCCCGGCTctcccgtcccctccccggctctccaGGCCGGCGGGCGGCGCTGCGGGCCCGGCGCGGAAGGCGCGGGCGGCCATGGCGGagcggcggagcggggcggccgAGGGCCTGGCCCGCCTCTCCGAGTGGGCAGACGCCCACCTCAGCCTGCTGCGGGTAacggggcgggcggggcgcgggtgaggggccgggggctgcgcggtgcgGCCCGACCCGAGcgagccccgctgagccccgcTCTCCTCTGCCCGCAGAACCTGAGCGCCGGCGTGGCGGTGGCCGGGGTGCTGGTGCTGGCCCGGAGCGTCCGCATG ACAACAAAGTTTACAAGTGCTTTGGACATACCTGTGGAGTTTGTAGCGAAGAATGTGAAATTGCGGGGAAAATTGCATCACATAACTGAGAAAGGCCTGGAAGTTGAGCACATTCCCATTAGCATTCCTTTCGTTACGTCGATACAGAGAAAGT GGCAGTCAGGTGGCCTGCTGCTGGTGAGGCTTGCTGGCGTGGAGCTGGCTCCAAGCGGCGTGGCCTGGTTGCAGCGAGAGTTGAAACCCAAACAAGTGATATGGTTCCAGCTTCTCGGAAGGGAGGACTTGGCACTTGAGTGCCTTGTTTTACTAAATAAG GGTCGATTTCTCAGCGTGTGCTTGAATGAAGAGATCCTGAGAGAGGGGCTTGGCAGAGCGGCACGTATTGAAGGACTGCATCACGATTCCCGCCTGTACTGGAAACTTCATAGAAGACTCCTTCGGGCAGAGTTAAAGgccttgaagaaaaataaaggaatatggaaagaagaaagctaCTCTGAAAGAATTAGAGATCGTGTAAGCAACAACAAATTTGTACAGACATTGAAACAATTTGCAAGCTGGTTAAGAAGCTCCTTTTAA